One window from the genome of Thermococcus sp. encodes:
- a CDS encoding radical SAM protein: MLVRVSYGTAITMGLIKAKLMARPTTAYLMTYWSGKCSNDCAFCAQARTSKANLDRLSRVTWPAFELEEVVKALPNGRFGRICLQTINYPGMLDDVFVLLKAFKPLKLPISVSITPVDSETLERFRALGVDYVGVGLDVASERLFKTLKPDFKWEEMWRFAKDVIDVLGEGKAFVHVIVGLGETDRELIETFERAYSLGADVSLFAFTPLNGTRLENLSPPGLERYRRIQLARWLVENSLMDRILLEGDEIAGFDLDGLNVPPSVFSTHGCPACNRPYYNERPKREPYNFPFLPEKGYVEETLTRLGSRRPR, from the coding sequence ATGCTCGTTAGGGTCTCCTACGGAACCGCGATAACTATGGGTTTAATCAAGGCTAAGCTCATGGCCAGGCCAACGACCGCCTACCTCATGACGTACTGGTCCGGTAAGTGCTCCAACGACTGCGCCTTCTGCGCCCAGGCAAGGACGAGCAAAGCTAACCTTGACAGGCTTTCCCGTGTGACGTGGCCGGCCTTTGAGCTTGAGGAGGTGGTTAAAGCCCTCCCTAACGGCCGCTTTGGAAGGATATGCCTCCAGACCATAAACTATCCGGGCATGCTCGACGACGTTTTTGTCCTTCTCAAAGCTTTTAAACCCCTTAAACTGCCGATTTCCGTTTCAATAACTCCCGTTGATTCGGAAACTCTCGAGCGTTTCAGGGCTCTTGGTGTTGACTACGTTGGCGTTGGCCTTGATGTAGCGAGCGAGAGACTTTTCAAAACCCTCAAGCCTGACTTCAAGTGGGAAGAGATGTGGCGCTTTGCAAAGGATGTTATTGACGTACTCGGCGAGGGCAAGGCCTTTGTCCACGTCATAGTCGGTCTCGGAGAAACCGACAGGGAGCTAATCGAGACCTTCGAGAGAGCTTATTCATTAGGTGCGGACGTTTCTCTCTTTGCTTTCACTCCACTTAATGGAACGAGGCTTGAGAACCTCTCACCACCAGGTCTCGAGCGCTACCGGCGGATTCAGCTCGCCAGATGGCTCGTGGAGAATAGCTTAATGGACAGAATACTCCTTGAAGGCGATGAAATAGCGGGCTTTGACCTCGATGGCCTCAACGTTCCGCCGTCCGTTTTCTCAACCCACGGCTGTCCTGCATGTAACAGGCCCTACTACAACGAGAGGCCGAAAAGAGAGCCCTACAACTTCCCGTTTCTGCCTGAAAAAGGGTACGTGGAGGAAACGCTCACTCGATTAGGCTCTCGAAGACCTCGTTGA
- a CDS encoding MFS transporter, whose protein sequence is MRNVWLLNFSTFFFFLGISVVTPVVSPFLVSLRAEPFLVGLIAGITSFLSLVSKPIGGAFGDRGYRFHALVGGNLLGLFAGVLYVVSALSANVYLFAFARAIHGFSMGLFFPSSLSTAVDLAPEGRVGETLGWRGMMFSLGNIVGPAIGGYASDAIGFSGTFALTALFSAVGAVFALVAWNEAGDIAKPREHEKASYRELLRVSFVSASLTLFLFSVSYAGVTTYLPALYKSLSLPQSLFGYYMMVIGLFSFMTRVIGGKSADRNGPVPVITLGLTLLLAGYMLLNVYILPPMAYMSAALIGAGFGLAVPAMQLMALGSLPKRIRTMGSGIYTMFFDLGTLAGQVSLGYVAQLKGYSGVFPLLPLILGAGFITLYAPALWGKLNAR, encoded by the coding sequence ATGAGGAACGTCTGGCTTTTGAACTTTTCAACGTTCTTTTTCTTCCTCGGGATAAGCGTGGTTACTCCTGTTGTTTCCCCCTTTCTGGTTAGCTTAAGGGCTGAACCATTCCTCGTGGGCCTTATCGCCGGAATAACCTCTTTCCTTTCTCTGGTTTCGAAGCCGATAGGCGGTGCCTTCGGGGACAGGGGTTACCGCTTCCATGCCCTCGTTGGGGGTAACTTACTAGGTCTTTTCGCAGGGGTTCTCTACGTGGTCTCTGCATTAAGCGCAAACGTTTACCTCTTCGCCTTCGCAAGGGCAATACATGGCTTTTCGATGGGCCTGTTCTTTCCCTCCAGTCTCTCAACGGCGGTTGATTTGGCTCCTGAAGGCAGGGTCGGAGAAACACTCGGCTGGCGTGGGATGATGTTTTCCCTAGGGAATATAGTTGGCCCCGCCATAGGTGGTTATGCCTCCGATGCCATAGGTTTCTCGGGGACCTTCGCTCTCACCGCCCTGTTCTCGGCAGTTGGAGCGGTCTTTGCCCTCGTGGCATGGAATGAGGCAGGAGATATAGCTAAGCCGAGGGAGCATGAGAAGGCCAGCTACCGCGAGCTCCTCAGGGTTTCCTTCGTTTCAGCATCGCTGACGCTCTTTCTCTTCTCCGTTAGTTACGCGGGTGTTACAACTTATCTGCCAGCTCTCTACAAGTCCCTCTCGCTTCCCCAGAGTCTCTTCGGTTACTACATGATGGTGATAGGGCTTTTCTCCTTTATGACGCGGGTCATCGGCGGTAAAAGTGCCGACAGGAATGGGCCCGTTCCCGTGATAACCCTTGGACTAACCCTCCTTCTTGCCGGTTACATGCTCCTCAACGTTTACATTCTCCCCCCAATGGCCTATATGAGTGCCGCCCTCATAGGGGCCGGCTTCGGTCTGGCGGTTCCTGCCATGCAACTGATGGCCCTGGGGAGCCTTCCCAAGAGAATACGGACGATGGGTTCGGGGATATACACGATGTTCTTTGACCTTGGGACATTAGCGGGTCAGGTGAGCCTCGGCTACGTCGCCCAGCTTAAGGGCTACTCCGGTGTCTTCCCGCTCCTGCCACTCATTTTGGGGGCTGGCTTTATAACCCTCTATGCTCCAGCTTTGTGGGGGAAGCTGAATGCTCGTTAG
- a CDS encoding proteasome-activating nucleotidase — translation MSIEDANMHESYDDYVTFLKRRIRQLELQVRTLEADKERLERELSRLRMEMSRLRQPPAFAGNVIEVLDDERAIVQNYNGPRFVVRIAPWIERDKLKPGSRVALDQRTMAIVELLPTEKDPSVLGFEVIERPKVTYDDIGGLEKQLQELREAIELPLKHPELFEKVGIEPPKGVLLYGPPGCGKTLMAKALAREVNATFIRVVGSELVRKFIGEGARLVHELFELAKEKAPTIIFIDEIDAIGAKRMDETTGGEREVNRTLMQLLAEMDGFDPRGNVKVIAATNRPDILDPALLRPGRFDRLIEVPLPDFRGRLEILKVHTRKMNLKDVDLRIIAELTEGASGADLKAIATEAGMFAIRDRREYVTQDDFLKAVEKVLGAEKRLAQAIAMHEVMYG, via the coding sequence ATGAGCATAGAGGATGCAAACATGCATGAAAGTTACGATGACTACGTCACCTTCCTGAAGAGAAGGATTAGACAGCTCGAACTCCAGGTGAGAACCCTAGAGGCCGATAAGGAGAGACTTGAGAGGGAACTTTCGCGATTAAGGATGGAGATGTCGAGGCTCAGACAGCCCCCGGCCTTCGCGGGCAACGTTATCGAGGTTCTCGACGACGAGAGGGCGATAGTCCAGAACTACAACGGACCGCGCTTCGTTGTTAGAATCGCCCCTTGGATAGAGCGCGACAAGCTCAAGCCCGGTTCGAGAGTGGCCCTCGACCAGAGAACGATGGCCATAGTGGAACTCCTCCCAACAGAGAAGGACCCGAGCGTGCTCGGATTTGAGGTCATAGAGCGACCCAAAGTCACGTACGACGACATCGGGGGTCTTGAGAAGCAACTCCAGGAACTCAGGGAGGCCATAGAGCTTCCCCTCAAGCACCCTGAGCTCTTTGAAAAGGTTGGGATAGAGCCTCCGAAGGGCGTTCTCCTCTACGGTCCGCCGGGCTGTGGAAAGACCCTCATGGCAAAGGCCCTAGCGAGGGAAGTTAACGCCACCTTTATACGCGTAGTCGGTAGCGAACTCGTGAGGAAGTTCATCGGCGAGGGTGCCCGGTTGGTTCACGAGCTGTTTGAACTCGCCAAGGAGAAGGCTCCAACGATAATCTTCATAGACGAGATTGACGCCATAGGAGCGAAGAGAATGGACGAAACGACGGGTGGCGAGAGGGAAGTTAACAGAACCCTGATGCAACTCCTTGCTGAGATGGACGGCTTCGACCCGCGCGGAAACGTCAAGGTCATAGCCGCAACCAACAGACCCGACATACTCGACCCGGCTCTGCTGAGACCTGGAAGGTTTGACAGGCTCATAGAGGTTCCTCTCCCTGACTTCCGCGGAAGGCTTGAGATACTCAAGGTCCACACGAGGAAGATGAACCTGAAGGACGTTGACCTGCGCATTATAGCCGAGCTCACAGAGGGCGCGAGCGGAGCGGATTTAAAGGCGATAGCGACTGAGGCAGGAATGTTCGCAATCAGGGACAGGCGCGAGTACGTTACGCAGGACGACTTCCTCAAGGCAGTCGAGAAGGTCTTGGGAGCCGAGAAGAGACTCGCCCAGGCGATAGCGATGCACGAGGTCATGTACGGCTGA
- a CDS encoding isoaspartyl peptidase/L-asparaginase family protein — protein MVAIIVHGGAGTIKKEERIPKVIAGVRDAVLAGWRELKRGSALDAVEEAVKVLEDNPLFNAGTGSVLTLDGRVEMDAAIMRGKTLDAGAVAGIWGVKNPISVARKVMEKTDHVLLIGEGAVKFARLLGFEEYDPTTEERLKQWKELRKNLLEKGETKHWKKLNELIREYPEVLRSTVGAVAFDGEEVVAGTSTGGVFLKMFGRVGDTPIIGGGTYANEVAGASCTGLGEVAIKLALAKSATDFVRLGMDAQTASEAAISLATKYFGKDTMGIIMVDSKGNVGFAKNTKHMSYAFMKDGMDEPEAGV, from the coding sequence AAGGAGGAGAGGATACCAAAGGTTATAGCTGGTGTTAGGGATGCTGTTCTTGCCGGCTGGCGCGAGCTTAAGAGGGGCTCAGCTCTGGATGCCGTCGAGGAGGCGGTAAAAGTTCTCGAGGACAACCCGCTCTTCAACGCGGGAACCGGGAGTGTTCTAACCCTCGACGGAAGGGTCGAGATGGACGCGGCAATAATGCGCGGAAAAACTTTGGATGCCGGGGCTGTTGCCGGAATCTGGGGAGTTAAAAATCCGATAAGCGTTGCCAGAAAGGTAATGGAGAAGACTGACCACGTCCTCCTAATTGGTGAAGGTGCCGTAAAATTCGCGAGACTTCTCGGTTTCGAGGAATACGACCCCACAACCGAGGAAAGGCTGAAACAGTGGAAAGAGCTCAGGAAAAATCTCCTTGAGAAGGGAGAGACCAAGCACTGGAAGAAGCTCAACGAGCTGATAAGGGAGTATCCCGAGGTCCTGAGGAGCACTGTCGGAGCGGTGGCTTTTGACGGGGAGGAAGTCGTTGCGGGGACCTCAACAGGAGGGGTTTTCCTTAAGATGTTCGGTCGCGTTGGTGACACACCGATAATCGGTGGGGGAACATACGCCAACGAAGTTGCCGGGGCTTCATGTACTGGCCTCGGGGAGGTTGCCATAAAGCTCGCTTTAGCTAAAAGTGCCACCGACTTTGTAAGGCTCGGTATGGACGCACAAACAGCCAGCGAAGCCGCGATAAGCCTTGCGACCAAGTACTTCGGGAAGGACACTATGGGTATAATCATGGTTGATTCAAAGGGTAACGTCGGCTTCGCGAAGAACACCAAGCATATGAGCTACGCCTTCATGAAGGACGGCATGGACGAGCCGGAGGCTGGTGTTTAG
- a CDS encoding serine/threonine-protein kinase RIO2 has translation MVSKLLALEAYPSLHDLDFRILRGVELNMRHHKWVPLENIARFARVDVETASFRLGKLDDMSLVRRRSDIGYIGYQLTIHGYDVLAIRALARKGVVEAISTTQVGVGKDADVYVGITPTGEKVAVKFNRVGGRTASRRAGYHSHVFSDKHHTSWLYISRLIAKKEYDALVLLSPIARVPKPVAWNRHVLVMEFVEGTELAELRDDELTREEAENFLDRILEEYLKIVRFGIVHSDLSEFNVVLTGDDVLIIDWAQHLTTANPESYELLKRDLSVIINAFRRRWRVNRSFDEIWPDFEKAWHESRGERYGD, from the coding sequence ATGGTAAGCAAACTGCTGGCCCTAGAGGCCTACCCGAGCCTCCACGACCTAGACTTCAGAATCCTCAGGGGAGTAGAGCTTAACATGAGGCACCATAAGTGGGTTCCACTAGAGAACATAGCGCGCTTCGCGAGGGTGGACGTTGAGACGGCATCCTTCCGGTTGGGCAAGCTGGACGACATGTCTCTGGTCAGGCGGAGGAGCGACATAGGATACATCGGCTACCAGCTGACAATACACGGTTACGACGTTCTGGCTATAAGAGCCTTGGCGAGAAAAGGCGTGGTGGAAGCCATAAGCACCACACAGGTAGGTGTCGGAAAGGACGCCGACGTTTACGTTGGAATAACGCCAACCGGCGAGAAGGTCGCCGTGAAGTTCAACAGGGTAGGCGGAAGAACTGCCTCACGGAGGGCAGGCTACCACTCGCACGTCTTCTCGGATAAACATCACACAAGCTGGCTCTACATTTCAAGGCTCATAGCCAAGAAGGAGTACGACGCCCTGGTTCTTCTTAGCCCAATAGCGAGGGTTCCAAAGCCGGTAGCGTGGAACAGGCACGTTCTGGTAATGGAGTTCGTTGAGGGAACCGAACTGGCCGAGCTAAGGGACGACGAGCTCACCAGAGAGGAAGCCGAAAACTTCCTCGACAGAATCCTAGAGGAGTACCTCAAGATAGTGCGCTTTGGAATAGTCCACTCCGACCTGAGCGAGTTCAACGTCGTCCTGACGGGAGATGACGTTCTCATAATAGACTGGGCACAACACCTCACAACCGCCAACCCCGAGAGCTACGAGCTGTTGAAGAGAGATTTGAGTGTCATAATTAACGCCTTCAGGAGAAGGTGGAGGGTTAACAGGAGCTTTGATGAAATATGGCCGGACTTTGAGAAGGCCTGGCATGAGAGCAGGGGGGAGAGATATGGTGATTAA
- a CDS encoding MFS transporter, producing MLLQLLLITLGWIFNYAHRMVVSPLLPMIKSEFHLTNAQAGLLMTALLLPYAIVQVPAGYLGDRFGRRTLLTLSVFGYSLSSAMLFFSSSYWEFLAFRALYGFFSGLYYAPATALIAETYGRRKGSALGVFMLGPPLGSGIVPLLVVPIALNLGWRYAFPVLALLSSAVGVLLLLSLRKLEEKRVRARLSIEVGSINLAIANFLSLMAFFGVLTFLVAFLTNRGMGVERASFLFSLLSLVGVAGSLAGGFLYDRLGRRALEFVFFFNGVFILLLTLRPGLVPVLILGLTFYSVGPMVTAFSAETAGRDNLGPVMGFVNMVGFFGATVGPYFTGYLIDRLGYRGAFFSIAVLYVLAEVIIKGTETGVSRT from the coding sequence ATGCTCCTCCAGTTGCTGCTCATAACGCTGGGCTGGATTTTCAACTACGCCCACAGAATGGTGGTTTCTCCGCTCTTGCCCATGATTAAGTCAGAGTTCCATCTCACGAACGCTCAGGCCGGTCTTTTGATGACGGCGTTGCTCCTTCCTTACGCCATCGTTCAGGTTCCCGCCGGTTACCTTGGAGACCGCTTTGGGAGGAGAACGCTTCTCACACTGAGCGTGTTCGGCTATTCCCTCTCATCGGCGATGCTTTTCTTTTCATCGAGTTACTGGGAGTTTTTGGCTTTCAGAGCTCTCTACGGCTTTTTCTCCGGTCTCTACTACGCCCCTGCGACGGCTTTAATAGCCGAGACCTACGGCAGAAGGAAGGGCTCTGCCCTTGGTGTCTTCATGCTCGGCCCTCCCCTCGGTTCCGGCATAGTTCCACTCCTTGTCGTGCCTATAGCCCTGAACCTAGGATGGCGCTACGCCTTTCCGGTTCTGGCCCTCCTGAGTTCGGCTGTGGGGGTTCTGCTCCTCTTATCCCTAAGAAAACTTGAGGAGAAACGAGTAAGGGCGAGACTTTCCATTGAAGTTGGGTCAATAAACCTTGCCATTGCCAACTTTCTCTCGCTCATGGCCTTTTTTGGAGTTCTAACGTTTCTTGTGGCATTCTTGACCAATAGGGGAATGGGAGTTGAAAGGGCTTCCTTTCTGTTCTCCCTCCTCTCCTTAGTCGGCGTAGCCGGTTCTCTCGCGGGAGGTTTTCTCTACGACAGGCTCGGGAGAAGGGCGCTGGAGTTCGTATTCTTCTTCAATGGGGTTTTCATATTGCTCCTTACCTTAAGGCCAGGTCTCGTTCCGGTTCTGATACTCGGCCTGACGTTCTACTCCGTTGGGCCGATGGTTACAGCCTTCTCTGCCGAAACCGCGGGGAGAGATAACCTGGGCCCCGTTATGGGATTCGTTAACATGGTGGGCTTCTTTGGGGCTACCGTCGGGCCCTATTTCACCGGCTACCTGATAGACAGGCTCGGTTACAGGGGAGCGTTCTTCTCCATAGCGGTTCTCTACGTTCTGGCCGAGGTAATAATAAAGGGGACAGAAACGGGAGTCAGCCGTACATGA